The region CCGCAAAGAATGAAAGAGGCCAAAGAGAAAAAGGCGTGCAACGCGATGATCTTGAAAATAAACCAGATCGGCACGGTGAGCGAAGCGCTGGAAGCCGCGGCGCTGGCGAAAAACTACGGCTGGAAGATGATCGTTTCCCATCGGAGCGGCGAAACCAACGATGATTTTATCGCGGATTTCGCGGTCGGCATTGGCGCGGATTTTATCAAAACCGGCGCGCCGGCCCGCGGCGAGCGGCTGGCCAAATATAACCGCCTGGCCAAGATCGAAGAAGAAATAAATGAAAAATAATTTTGAGCGGGGCGAGATCGCGATCTATAAATCGCCGGACAATCAAATAGAACTGAAAATAAAATTACGGCAGGAAACCGTTTGGTTATCTCAAGCGCAAATTGCGTCGCTTTTTGGAATACAGCGACCGGCGATTACAAAACATCTTAATAATATCTTTAGAACGGGCGAATTAAAGGAAAAATCAGTATGTTCCATTTTGGAACATACTGCCGCGGACGGGAAAAAGTACAAAACCGCTTTTTATAATCTTGATGCGGTAATTTCGGTTGGGTATCGCGTTAATTCAAAGCGGGCGACTCAATTCCGCGTTTGGGCCACAAAAACACTGAAGAGTTATTTAATACAAGGATACATGATTAATGAAAAGCGGCTGTCGGAAGTCAAAGAAAAATTTGAACAATTGTCAAACACGGTTGCTTTTCTCCGCGAAAAATCAAAAAAAGAATTATTAATCGGCGAGGCGGACAAAATTTTGAATTTGCTGGCTGATTACGCGAAGACTCTGACTATTCTTGACGAATATGACCGCGGGAAAATCAAACAAATCAAGGGAAAACGAGGCGAATTTACGCTAACTTACGAATTAAGCTTGAATATTATCGTCCAGATTAAACAAGAATTAACGGCAAAAAAAGAGATTGGCGGCTTGTTTGGCGCCCAAAGAGAACATTACTTCGAAGGGATTATAAAAGGAATTTACCAAAGCTTCGGCGGCAATGAATTATATCCGGAATTGGAAATAAAAGCCGCGAATTTGCTTTATATGGTCATAAAAGACCATCCGTTTTCCGACGGCAATAAGCGTATCGCTTCGTTCCTGTTTGTTTATTTTCTGGATAAAAATAACGCGCTTTACCGCCAAACCGGCGAGAAAAAAATTAATGACAACGCGCTGGCCGCCTTGGCATTATTGATTGCCGAAAGCAATACCAAAGAAAAAGACCAAATGATCGCCTTAATCACGCAGTTGATCAAATAATGTTAAAATAACTTCAGCGCGCCGGCGCGGGGCGAGCGGCTGGCAAAATACAACCGTTTGGCAAAAATAGACGCGGAATTGGCAATATAACTATTTTCATGCAATCAATCAACAAATCAATTATCTCACTATCAATACTTGGGCTTATAATTACCGGGCCGGTTTTTGCTTGCGTGACCGTTGGCGCGGATCAGGAAAAATCTTTATTGAGTACTTTATTGGGGATAGTGGCTTTTATTTTGTACGCGGCCCTTCTGTTTTCCGGGCCGATTTTCTATTCTTTGTATGTTAAGCGCGGCGGGACGAAAAGGTGGTTGATAACATTGTGGGGATGGTCGTTTATAATGATAATTTTGGCAATGTTGATTAAGGGAATATTCAGTTTAATGCTTTGCGCCTCGATTTAGTCAAATTAGATTTATGAAAATGTTCCAATTAAAATTATTATTTTTGGGTTTGCTGTTCATGGGAACGGTAAACGCGCAAGAGAATATTTCGATATCCATGGCCGAGCGTAGCTTGGCTACCCCAATAATTTCGATTGCCAATATAATAGTTACTATTTTGATTTTGGCGGCGTTGCCCGGGCTTGTTTTGCCGATGATTGAATATTTCAAGCTCGCTCTGAAAAAATCCGTATACAAAATTGTTTTTTTGCGGCACGGAGAATCAATATGGAACAAGGAAAACCGGTTTACCGGCTGGGTTGATGTTGGATTGTCGGAGAGGGGCGTTTGGGAGGCAAGCGAAGCGGGAAAAATTCTCAAAAACGAGGGATATGTTTTTGATTTGGCCCATACTTCGGTTTTGAAGCGCGCCGCCGACACCACCGCGATTGTTTTGGAACAAATGGGGTTGCGAAACATTGAAACAAAGTTCGCGTGGGAGTTAAACGAGCGCCATTATGGCGGCTTGCAAGGATTGAACAAGGCCGAAATGGCGCGAAAGTACGGCGAGGAGCAAGTGCGTATCTGGCGCCGGAGTTTTTCCGTGCGGCCTCCGGAAATGGACGAAACGGATTATCGAAAGCAAAACGATTTGGAGATTTTTAAAGCCGTGCCGATCTATCAAATGCCCCGGACCGAGTCGCTGGCCGACACTTGCGCGCGCGCGGTTGGTTATTGGCAAAAAGAAATCGCGCCGGCGATAAAGGGCGGGAAAAATGTTTTAATTTCGGCGCATGGCAACAGCTTGCGCGCGATCATCAAACATTTGGACAACATTGGCGACAAGGAAATTTCGGAGTTAAACATTCCCACGGGCGCGCCGCTGGTCTATGAGCTGGACGATGATTTAAAACCGATAAAACATTATTATTTGGGCGATCAAAAAGAAATCGCGCGAAAAATCGCCGCGGTCAAAAACCAATACAAAACATAAATATCTTTGAATCGCGAAACGCTTTGCATTTGGGGTCTATCCCTTGCGTTTGTCCCGAGGCTTTCGCGAGGGATAATCGCAAGGGTTAGACCCCTTCAAATCATTTGCATTTAACGGTTTTAGAGTAGGTATCGTCTGGCCTGGGAGTAAAGTTTCGCAATTCAAAGTATAAAGACAGAAATAAAAATCGGCGTTTAGTTTACATTCTCACATTCTCAAGAATGTGAGAATGTCCGTAA is a window of Candidatus Nealsonbacteria bacterium DGGOD1a DNA encoding:
- a CDS encoding virulence protein RhuM/Fic/DOC family protein — translated: MKNNFERGEIAIYKSPDNQIELKIKLRQETVWLSQAQIASLFGIQRPAITKHLNNIFRTGELKEKSVCSILEHTAADGKKYKTAFYNLDAVISVGYRVNSKRATQFRVWATKTLKSYLIQGYMINEKRLSEVKEKFEQLSNTVAFLREKSKKELLIGEADKILNLLADYAKTLTILDEYDRGKIKQIKGKRGEFTLTYELSLNIIVQIKQELTAKKEIGGLFGAQREHYFEGIIKGIYQSFGGNELYPELEIKAANLLYMVIKDHPFSDGNKRIASFLFVYFLDKNNALYRQTGEKKINDNALAALALLIAESNTKEKDQMIALITQLIK
- the gpmA gene encoding 2,3-diphosphoglycerate-dependent phosphoglycerate mutase → MIEYFKLALKKSVYKIVFLRHGESIWNKENRFTGWVDVGLSERGVWEASEAGKILKNEGYVFDLAHTSVLKRAADTTAIVLEQMGLRNIETKFAWELNERHYGGLQGLNKAEMARKYGEEQVRIWRRSFSVRPPEMDETDYRKQNDLEIFKAVPIYQMPRTESLADTCARAVGYWQKEIAPAIKGGKNVLISAHGNSLRAIIKHLDNIGDKEISELNIPTGAPLVYELDDDLKPIKHYYLGDQKEIARKIAAVKNQYKT